A portion of the Staphylococcus felis genome contains these proteins:
- the opp4B gene encoding oligopeptide ABC transporter permease: MTTLIIRRFLLMIPLLLLMSIVIFILAKLQPGDAFTGQMDPRVGAEYYEEQREKLGLNDPIHVQYLKWGNNVLHGELGESIRYKRPVMELIQERMPNTILLGVVSIAITYLIAFPLGILAGRKPYSLYDYSIQFLNYLMLAIPSFVAGVFAIYVFAFQLGWFPFSGSVEIGLEKGTMAYYISKLYHAILPGTVLGLLSTASYVQFLRNDIIENSRKDYIRTARAKGLSESKIYNKHILRNSIIPIVTFFGADVLSVFGGAVITETIFSYPGIGKLMIDAISGKDYPLMMALLLFFSFLGLLANLISDITYSIVDPRIKSN; this comes from the coding sequence GTGACTACATTAATTATTCGTCGATTCTTATTAATGATTCCTTTGCTACTATTGATGTCTATCGTTATTTTTATATTAGCTAAGCTACAACCTGGAGATGCATTTACAGGTCAAATGGATCCAAGAGTAGGAGCAGAGTACTATGAAGAACAACGTGAAAAATTAGGATTAAATGATCCGATACATGTGCAATACCTCAAATGGGGAAATAATGTGTTACATGGAGAATTAGGAGAGTCTATTCGTTATAAAAGGCCAGTGATGGAATTAATCCAAGAACGTATGCCAAATACAATTTTATTAGGTGTAGTGAGTATCGCCATTACATATTTAATAGCTTTTCCATTAGGAATATTAGCTGGACGAAAACCATATAGCTTATATGATTATAGTATTCAATTTTTGAATTATTTGATGTTAGCGATACCTTCATTTGTGGCGGGTGTGTTTGCCATTTATGTTTTCGCTTTTCAATTAGGGTGGTTTCCATTCTCAGGCTCGGTTGAAATAGGTCTTGAAAAAGGGACAATGGCTTATTACATCAGTAAATTGTATCACGCTATTCTTCCAGGGACCGTTTTAGGATTACTTTCTACAGCGAGTTATGTACAATTTTTAAGAAATGATATTATTGAAAATTCGAGAAAAGACTATATTCGAACAGCACGTGCTAAAGGTTTATCTGAATCAAAAATTTACAATAAGCATATTTTAAGAAATTCAATCATCCCTATTGTTACTTTCTTTGGAGCTGATGTACTTTCTGTTTTTGGAGGCGCAGTCATTACTGAGACGATTTTTTCTTATCCGGGAATAGGAAAATTAATGATTGATGCAATTAGTGGTAAAGATTATCCATTAATGATGGCATTATTACTCTTTTTCTCATTTCTAGGATTATTAGCGAATCTTATATCAGATATTACGTATAGTATTGTTGATCCAAGAATTAAAAGTAACTAG
- the sdaAB gene encoding L-serine ammonia-lyase, iron-sulfur-dependent subunit beta: MARTKDFQSAFDVIGPVMMGPSSSHTAGAVKIAQAARAVLGGTPESIKVHYYESFAETHKGHGTDLAIIGGLLGFSTFDERIKTSTKIAKEQGIPFEFIEEKGTSLGEHPNCALIIIEKGDRHVELNGISIGGGAFKVKSIHVNDMCILLSHTPNILVIDGEYGISKINHLINELVEKNVDINEEIKTMSNGRCLLALHLNKGLKEELLEDLRQHHADLNFSYIQ; the protein is encoded by the coding sequence ATGGCACGTACTAAAGATTTCCAAAGTGCATTTGATGTTATTGGTCCAGTCATGATGGGACCGTCAAGTTCACATACTGCGGGGGCAGTTAAAATTGCACAAGCTGCAAGAGCTGTTTTAGGAGGAACACCTGAATCAATAAAAGTGCATTATTATGAATCTTTTGCTGAAACACATAAAGGTCACGGTACAGATTTGGCAATCATCGGGGGACTGCTTGGATTTAGTACATTTGACGAACGCATTAAAACATCTACTAAAATTGCCAAAGAACAAGGTATTCCATTTGAATTTATTGAAGAAAAAGGAACTAGTTTGGGGGAACATCCGAACTGTGCACTCATTATCATTGAAAAAGGCGATCGTCACGTTGAACTGAATGGTATTTCAATTGGCGGTGGTGCCTTTAAAGTCAAAAGTATTCACGTCAATGACATGTGTATCTTATTATCACACACACCTAACATTTTAGTCATTGATGGAGAATATGGTATCTCAAAAATCAATCACCTTATTAACGAACTTGTTGAAAAAAATGTAGATATTAACGAAGAAATTAAAACGATGAGCAATGGACGTTGCTTGCTTGCGCTTCATTTAAATAAAGGCTTAAAAGAAGAACTATTAGAAGATTTAAGACAACATCACGCTGACTTAAATTTCTCGTACATTCAGTAA
- a CDS encoding ABC transporter ATP-binding protein has protein sequence MSKQVVLDVKDLKQYYPIKGGIFQRKVGEVKAVDKISFKVRQGETVGLVGESGCGKSSAGRTIMRLQQATSGEINFCGENITKLKGKKLRNVRKGIQMVFQDPYASLNPMQMVGDIVAEPIRNFYKKSNKEIEKEVKSLLRQVGLDESSYYKYAHEFSGGQRQRVGIARALALKPKLIIADEPVSALDVSVQSQVLNIMDELQENFGLSYLFIAHDLSVVKHVSDYICVMYLGQIVEQGPADEIYENPKHPYTQSLISAIPEINPEKRKKRILLKGDLPSPSHPPTGCPFHTRCPVVQERCKHQRPEYRQVGDEHYAACILIDDGVNVS, from the coding sequence ATGTCAAAGCAAGTCGTTTTAGATGTCAAAGATTTAAAACAGTATTATCCAATTAAAGGGGGAATCTTCCAAAGAAAAGTAGGTGAAGTTAAGGCAGTAGATAAAATATCATTTAAAGTGCGTCAAGGTGAAACGGTAGGATTAGTTGGAGAATCAGGGTGTGGGAAGTCATCAGCAGGACGTACAATTATGAGGCTTCAACAAGCCACTTCAGGCGAAATTAACTTTTGTGGGGAGAATATTACCAAACTTAAAGGAAAAAAATTAAGAAATGTCCGTAAAGGCATACAAATGGTGTTTCAAGATCCATACGCTTCTTTAAATCCAATGCAAATGGTGGGGGATATCGTAGCAGAGCCTATTAGAAATTTCTATAAAAAATCGAATAAGGAAATTGAAAAAGAAGTCAAATCCCTACTGCGTCAAGTTGGGTTGGATGAATCATCGTATTATAAGTATGCTCATGAGTTTTCTGGGGGGCAACGGCAACGTGTTGGAATTGCGAGAGCACTTGCATTAAAACCGAAATTAATTATAGCTGATGAACCTGTCAGTGCGCTTGATGTATCTGTTCAATCACAAGTATTAAACATCATGGATGAACTACAAGAAAATTTTGGATTAAGTTATTTATTTATTGCGCATGATTTGAGTGTAGTTAAGCATGTGAGTGATTACATATGCGTGATGTATCTTGGACAAATTGTAGAACAAGGGCCAGCTGATGAGATATATGAAAATCCAAAACATCCCTACACACAATCGCTTATTTCAGCAATTCCTGAAATTAATCCAGAAAAGCGCAAAAAGCGGATTCTCTTAAAAGGAGATTTACCGTCACCAAGTCATCCACCAACAGGTTGTCCATTTCATACAAGGTGTCCTGTTGTTCAAGAAAGGTGTAAACATCAAAGACCAGAATATCGTCAAGTTGGAGATGAGCATTACGCAGCTTGTATCTTAATAGATGATGGGGTGAATGTATCGTGA
- a CDS encoding PTS transporter subunit IIC, producing MKKLLYRWFIEGLRYMTLGLFSSLIIGLILETIGKQTILPQLDLSFLVDVGNVAKSLTGAAIGAAIAYGLKSKPLVIFSSVVVGMLGYDTFSGGAVGAFVASLIVVELSRFYASKTKIDIIITPLISLIAGGVIAKFLGPILNQLMTAIGKMIIVATDQQPFIMGMIVAVIFGLCLTAPISSAALALMLDLSGLAAGAATIGCVCQMVGFAVTGYKDNGIGGLISIGIGTSMLQVPNILMKPLILIPPTFASAVIAPIMTTFFPMSNNAAGAGMGTSGLVGQIMTIYTMGHSPSTYSLILIFHFVLPAFVTWVIYRMMVKQQWIKSGDQTIRTSL from the coding sequence ATGAAAAAGTTATTGTATCGTTGGTTCATTGAGGGCTTGAGGTATATGACGTTAGGTCTGTTTAGCTCTCTTATTATTGGATTAATACTTGAAACGATTGGAAAACAAACGATTCTACCACAGTTAGATTTAAGTTTTTTAGTCGATGTGGGGAATGTTGCTAAAAGTCTGACGGGTGCTGCAATTGGTGCAGCGATTGCGTATGGTCTAAAAAGTAAGCCACTTGTTATATTTTCTTCAGTTGTTGTAGGCATGTTAGGGTATGATACCTTTAGTGGTGGTGCAGTAGGAGCATTTGTAGCTTCACTCATCGTTGTAGAGTTGAGTCGTTTTTATGCAAGTAAAACAAAAATAGATATTATTATTACACCATTGATTTCTTTAATAGCGGGTGGCGTTATCGCTAAGTTTCTTGGCCCTATTTTAAATCAATTGATGACAGCAATTGGTAAAATGATTATAGTTGCCACTGATCAACAACCCTTTATCATGGGGATGATTGTTGCTGTCATATTTGGACTATGTTTGACAGCGCCTATCTCAAGTGCAGCGCTTGCTTTAATGTTAGACTTATCTGGTTTAGCAGCTGGTGCAGCTACGATAGGATGCGTCTGTCAAATGGTGGGATTTGCAGTTACAGGATACAAAGACAATGGAATAGGGGGCTTGATTTCAATCGGTATCGGCACAAGTATGTTACAAGTGCCTAACATTCTTATGAAACCATTGATATTGATTCCGCCTACATTTGCGAGTGCAGTGATTGCACCTATTATGACGACTTTCTTTCCTATGTCGAATAATGCAGCAGGAGCTGGAATGGGAACGAGTGGATTAGTGGGACAAATTATGACGATTTATACGATGGGTCATTCCCCATCTACATATAGTTTAATTTTGATCTTCCATTTTGTTTTGCCTGCATTTGTAACATGGGTCATTTATAGAATGATGGTAAAGCAACAATGGATTAAGTCAGGAGACCAAACGATACGCACCTCTTTATAA
- the argS gene encoding arginine--tRNA ligase → MFKQCIAKDLSNILQDQMTYEEIYTLLERPSNENHGEYSFPTFQLAKIYKKPPVLIANTIKEKFDNEYIHKVEVVNGFLNFFLDRQSSSRKIIEHFNEDGSKANKLLRTEKIVIDYSSPNIAKPFSMGHLRATIIGDSLAKILEANGAEIIRINHLGDWGTQFGKLIVAYKKWGDQNKVKQNPILELFHLYTQFHTISEDNPHMNLEARKAFKLLESGHSEYEQLWSWFRDVSMESFNALYNLLDINFDYVQGESFYNERLKETIKLLEEKGLLKYDDNAYIVELDDLPPALIKKSDGASLYITRDLAAVLYRTKTFHPTRILYIVGQEQSIHFKQLDKITHLLELDPVIEHIPFGLILKDGKKMSTRQGKVILLEDIIAELEEAVLKTLEKKKSNLKHKKKVAKEMAIASIKFYNLKNDRLSSYDLRIDEMLAFEGDTALYIMYTYARIQSILGRTQYADNFKENFQFEESMWPILKHLKSYNEVLELAAINYAPSSICRYSLQLCRLFNSYYNIERILDSTNEESKIILLGIVSQNIESSMKLLGINLIKEI, encoded by the coding sequence ATGTTTAAACAATGCATTGCAAAAGATTTATCAAACATTTTACAAGACCAAATGACTTATGAAGAAATATATACTCTTCTTGAGCGTCCATCTAACGAGAATCATGGCGAATATTCATTTCCAACCTTTCAGCTTGCTAAAATTTACAAAAAGCCACCAGTTTTAATTGCCAATACTATCAAAGAAAAGTTTGATAATGAGTATATACATAAAGTTGAGGTCGTAAATGGTTTTCTTAATTTCTTTCTAGATAGACAGTCCAGTTCACGTAAAATAATTGAGCATTTCAACGAAGATGGTTCAAAAGCCAACAAATTATTAAGGACAGAGAAAATAGTCATAGATTATTCAAGTCCCAATATAGCGAAACCTTTTTCTATGGGACATTTAAGAGCTACGATTATTGGAGACAGTCTGGCAAAAATACTTGAAGCAAACGGGGCAGAAATTATTAGAATAAATCATTTAGGGGATTGGGGGACTCAATTTGGCAAATTAATTGTTGCTTATAAAAAATGGGGAGACCAAAATAAAGTTAAACAAAATCCTATACTTGAGCTGTTTCATTTATATACCCAGTTTCATACAATAAGTGAAGACAACCCTCATATGAATTTAGAGGCTAGAAAAGCATTCAAACTACTCGAAAGTGGGCATAGTGAATATGAACAGCTATGGTCTTGGTTCCGCGATGTTTCGATGGAATCTTTTAATGCTTTATATAACCTCTTGGATATCAACTTTGATTACGTTCAAGGAGAGTCTTTTTATAATGAAAGATTAAAAGAGACTATAAAATTATTGGAAGAAAAGGGATTATTAAAGTATGACGATAACGCTTATATTGTAGAGTTAGACGACTTGCCTCCAGCGCTCATAAAAAAAAGTGATGGCGCCTCTCTCTACATCACAAGAGATTTAGCAGCTGTACTATATCGTACAAAAACCTTTCACCCTACGCGCATCCTCTATATAGTAGGGCAAGAACAGTCTATTCATTTCAAGCAACTAGATAAGATTACTCATTTATTGGAATTAGATCCAGTCATAGAACATATCCCTTTCGGTTTAATTTTGAAAGATGGTAAAAAAATGTCCACAAGACAAGGCAAAGTCATATTACTTGAAGACATTATTGCAGAATTAGAAGAGGCCGTACTAAAAACTTTAGAAAAGAAAAAATCCAATTTAAAGCATAAAAAGAAGGTTGCTAAAGAAATGGCTATTGCCTCTATTAAGTTTTATAATCTTAAAAATGATCGTCTTAGTAGCTATGATTTGAGAATTGATGAGATGTTGGCTTTCGAAGGGGATACTGCATTATACATTATGTACACTTATGCAAGAATCCAATCTATTTTAGGAAGAACCCAATACGCTGATAATTTCAAAGAAAATTTTCAATTTGAAGAAAGTATGTGGCCAATTCTAAAACACTTAAAATCCTATAATGAAGTTTTGGAATTGGCTGCCATAAATTATGCCCCTTCTTCAATATGTAGATATTCTTTACAGTTGTGTAGACTTTTTAATAGCTATTATAATATCGAAAGAATACTAGACAGTACAAATGAAGAATCAAAAATAATTTTGTTAGGAATAGTCTCCCAAAATATTGAAAGTTCTATGAAACTACTAGGTATAAATTTAATAAAGGAAATATAG
- a CDS encoding aldehyde dehydrogenase family protein: MAINIRDYISEQYDLFIGGEFVQPQSGEYLDVYNPATGEQLSKVAKANESDVDKAVEAAQKAFPEWSRKSKQERSDMLRKINEKIVEKNDFFATVESLNTGKAYRESSALDIPLAARHYQYFASVADTDEGTLNNIDDHTMSLIQHEPIGVVGAVVAWNFPMLLASWKLGPALAAGNTVVIQPSSTTPLSLIELAKIFQEVLPAGVVNIVTGKGSESGNAIFNHEGVDKLSFTGSTDVGYQVAEAGAKRIVPATLELGGKSANIILDDANLDVALEGIQLGILFNQGEVCSAGSRLLVHEAIYDELMPKLVDAFKKIKVGDPLDIHTQMGSQTGQAQIDKIQSYIDYAKENGANILVGGQRITDNGLDKGYFFEPTIIEVDDNNNKLAQEEIFGPVLTVIKIKDDQEAIAIANDSEYGLAGGVFSTNINRALNIAKNVRTGRVWINTYNQVLEGAPFGGYKKSGIGRETYKSAIQNYQQVKNIYIDISNETKGFF; encoded by the coding sequence ATGGCTATCAATATAAGAGACTATATTTCTGAACAATATGATTTATTTATTGGTGGAGAATTTGTTCAACCACAGTCAGGTGAATATTTAGATGTATATAATCCAGCAACTGGTGAACAACTCTCTAAAGTCGCTAAAGCAAATGAGAGTGATGTAGACAAAGCAGTAGAGGCAGCTCAAAAAGCTTTCCCTGAATGGAGCCGTAAATCAAAGCAAGAACGCTCAGATATGTTACGTAAAATCAATGAGAAAATTGTTGAAAAAAATGATTTCTTTGCGACTGTCGAAAGTTTAAATACAGGTAAAGCATATCGCGAATCTTCAGCACTTGATATTCCTTTAGCAGCCAGACACTACCAATATTTTGCTAGTGTTGCAGACACTGACGAAGGAACATTGAACAATATTGACGATCATACAATGAGCTTAATCCAACACGAACCTATTGGAGTTGTCGGTGCTGTTGTAGCATGGAATTTCCCAATGTTATTAGCCTCTTGGAAGTTAGGTCCAGCACTTGCTGCAGGTAATACTGTTGTCATTCAACCATCATCTACAACGCCTTTGAGCTTAATTGAATTAGCCAAAATATTCCAAGAAGTTCTACCAGCAGGTGTTGTCAATATTGTTACTGGAAAAGGCTCTGAATCTGGTAATGCTATTTTCAATCATGAAGGCGTTGATAAATTGTCATTCACTGGTTCAACTGATGTCGGATACCAAGTTGCAGAAGCCGGTGCTAAGCGCATCGTTCCAGCAACTTTAGAACTAGGTGGTAAAAGTGCAAATATCATTTTAGATGATGCTAACTTAGACGTTGCTTTAGAAGGTATCCAATTAGGAATTTTATTCAATCAAGGTGAAGTATGTAGTGCAGGTTCAAGACTCCTTGTGCACGAAGCTATTTATGATGAATTAATGCCAAAACTTGTTGACGCATTTAAAAAAATTAAAGTAGGTGACCCACTAGATATTCATACACAAATGGGTTCTCAAACGGGTCAAGCACAAATCGATAAAATTCAAAGCTATATTGATTATGCAAAAGAAAATGGCGCTAACATTTTAGTAGGTGGTCAACGTATTACAGATAACGGCTTAGATAAAGGTTATTTCTTTGAGCCAACAATTATCGAAGTAGATGATAACAACAATAAACTGGCGCAAGAAGAAATATTTGGACCTGTTTTAACTGTAATCAAGATAAAAGATGATCAAGAAGCCATTGCTATTGCAAATGACTCTGAGTATGGGCTTGCTGGTGGTGTCTTCTCAACTAACATCAATCGTGCATTAAACATTGCTAAAAATGTTCGCACAGGACGTGTGTGGATTAATACGTATAACCAAGTACTTGAAGGTGCCCCATTTGGTGGTTATAAAAAATCCGGTATCGGTCGTGAAACGTACAAATCCGCAATTCAAAACTATCAACAAGTTAAAAATATCTACATCGATATTAGTAATGAAACAAAAGGTTTCTTCTAA
- the sdaAA gene encoding L-serine ammonia-lyase, iron-sulfur-dependent, subunit alpha has translation MFDTMKELIEYAEQNDKSFSEIMIEHEMETRGISRDEVFEMMQHNLDTMRNAVEKGTTGEGVKSVTGYTGQDAIKVHQYNQNNKALSGYDMISAVEGAIATNEVNAAMGIICATPTAGSSGTIPGVLFKLEKSHDLDNDQMIKFLFSASMCGMIIANNASVAGATGGCQAEVGTASAIAAAAAVETFGGTPSQSGHAIAISLSNLLGLVCDPVAGLVEIPCVMRNAIGSGNGLISADLALAGVESRIPVDEVIMAMDKVGRNLPASLRETGIGGLAGTPTGQAIKEKIFGESNKNEVFS, from the coding sequence ATGTTTGATACTATGAAAGAACTCATAGAATATGCAGAACAAAATGATAAAAGTTTTTCCGAAATCATGATTGAACATGAAATGGAAACACGTGGTATTTCTCGTGATGAAGTATTTGAAATGATGCAACACAATCTTGATACGATGCGCAATGCAGTAGAAAAAGGCACTACTGGCGAAGGTGTTAAAAGTGTAACGGGCTACACAGGTCAAGACGCAATCAAAGTGCATCAATATAATCAAAATAATAAAGCATTATCAGGCTATGATATGATATCAGCAGTAGAAGGCGCTATTGCTACAAATGAAGTCAACGCAGCAATGGGTATCATTTGCGCTACTCCGACTGCTGGATCCTCGGGAACGATTCCAGGGGTTTTATTCAAATTAGAAAAATCACATGACCTTGATAATGACCAAATGATTAAGTTTTTATTTTCAGCTTCAATGTGCGGCATGATTATTGCAAACAATGCTTCTGTCGCAGGCGCAACAGGTGGGTGTCAAGCTGAAGTAGGGACAGCATCAGCAATTGCGGCGGCCGCTGCAGTCGAAACATTTGGTGGTACACCATCACAATCAGGTCATGCTATCGCAATCAGTTTAAGTAACTTACTTGGATTAGTATGTGATCCTGTTGCAGGATTAGTTGAAATTCCTTGTGTCATGCGTAATGCAATTGGTTCTGGTAATGGGCTTATCTCTGCTGACTTAGCACTTGCAGGTGTAGAAAGTCGGATTCCAGTTGATGAAGTGATCATGGCAATGGATAAAGTTGGACGTAACTTACCAGCATCATTACGTGAAACTGGTATCGGCGGTTTAGCTGGAACACCAACTGGTCAAGCAATCAAAGAGAAAATCTTTGGTGAATCTAATAAAAATGAAGTATTCTCGTAA
- the opp4C gene encoding oligopeptide ABC transporter permease — MSKKAISQSPFTIARRKFIKNKPAIVASCILLLIFLISLISPLIAPYDPNVQNLVQIKGDMSIEHWLGTDSGGRDILSRLLYSGRVSLMFGLVTTVGLMIIGVLIGMIAGYYGGWVDTLLMRFTEFVMLFPFIPFAIVLNATFSGQLQNKYGSAIILALVLIALSWVGVARVVRGKVMQEKENEYFLAAVSIGTPTYKILFNHLLPNILSVVIVQATLIFAVQIVAEAGLSFLGFGIDKTIPTWGNMLTDAQEGDILRSKPWIWMPPAIMITTTILCINFIGEGLKDALNPKSRR; from the coding sequence ATGTCAAAAAAGGCGATTAGTCAGTCTCCATTCACAATTGCGAGACGAAAATTTATAAAAAATAAACCAGCCATCGTTGCTTCTTGCATATTATTGTTAATCTTTTTAATTTCATTAATTTCACCATTGATTGCACCTTATGATCCTAATGTTCAAAATTTAGTCCAAATCAAAGGGGATATGTCTATAGAGCATTGGTTAGGTACAGACTCTGGTGGGAGAGATATACTTAGTCGGTTGTTGTATTCAGGTCGTGTTTCGCTCATGTTCGGTTTAGTGACAACTGTAGGTTTGATGATTATAGGTGTTTTGATAGGGATGATTGCAGGATATTATGGTGGATGGGTTGATACATTATTAATGCGTTTTACTGAATTTGTAATGTTGTTTCCGTTTATTCCATTCGCTATCGTTTTGAATGCAACGTTCAGTGGACAATTACAAAATAAATACGGTTCGGCTATTATACTAGCCCTTGTATTAATTGCATTATCATGGGTAGGCGTGGCAAGAGTTGTTCGTGGTAAAGTAATGCAAGAAAAAGAAAATGAATATTTTTTAGCAGCTGTGTCAATAGGAACGCCTACATATAAGATTCTTTTTAATCATTTACTTCCTAATATATTAAGTGTTGTTATCGTACAAGCGACATTGATTTTTGCTGTACAAATCGTAGCAGAAGCAGGACTTAGTTTTTTAGGATTTGGTATTGATAAAACGATTCCAACTTGGGGTAATATGTTAACTGATGCACAAGAAGGAGATATTTTAAGATCTAAGCCTTGGATTTGGATGCCGCCTGCAATTATGATTACAACAACCATTTTGTGTATCAATTTTATAGGAGAAGGATTAAAAGATGCATTGAATCCTAAATCAAGACGATAA
- a CDS encoding ABC transporter ATP-binding protein has product MVEQHLLEIKNLSTGFIINDKNYNAIRDIHLTIDENEIMGIVGESGSGKSVLSMSILKLLPEKIASINSGEVLYKGNRIDQLDTEELNEYRGKELAMIFQEPMTSLNPVFTIGNQLIEMMLLHLGISKKEATERAISLLKQVGIPRAESVIHEYPHQLSGGMRQRVMIAMAISCSPKLLIADEPTTALDVTVQAQILELLKAIQNETNMGIIFISHDLGVIAEICDTVAVMYAGKIVERATVSEIFSDPKHPYTQLLLKAIPRMDTKQKKLETIKGTVPTIDQLTENGCSFANRCPHAMSICKTKALETININKNHSVSCHLFKS; this is encoded by the coding sequence ATGGTAGAACAGCATTTATTAGAGATTAAAAACTTGAGTACTGGGTTTATCATTAATGATAAGAATTATAATGCGATTAGAGACATTCATTTAACAATTGATGAAAATGAAATAATGGGTATCGTTGGTGAGTCAGGATCGGGCAAATCTGTTCTAAGTATGTCTATTTTAAAACTACTTCCTGAAAAAATAGCATCAATTAATTCAGGTGAAGTTTTATATAAAGGAAATAGAATCGATCAGTTAGATACAGAAGAGTTAAATGAATATAGAGGTAAAGAGCTAGCGATGATCTTTCAAGAGCCAATGACCTCTTTAAATCCTGTCTTCACAATTGGTAATCAGCTTATTGAAATGATGCTATTACATTTAGGTATCTCGAAGAAGGAAGCGACAGAAAGAGCAATCTCATTGCTGAAACAAGTGGGCATTCCACGCGCCGAGAGCGTGATTCATGAATATCCTCATCAGTTATCAGGAGGTATGCGCCAAAGAGTGATGATTGCCATGGCGATTTCCTGTTCTCCTAAGTTACTGATTGCGGATGAGCCTACAACGGCATTAGACGTCACTGTTCAAGCCCAAATATTGGAATTATTAAAAGCAATTCAAAACGAAACGAATATGGGCATTATTTTTATATCCCATGATTTAGGTGTTATCGCTGAGATTTGTGATACGGTGGCGGTTATGTATGCGGGTAAAATTGTTGAACGCGCAACGGTTTCTGAAATATTTTCAGATCCTAAACATCCCTATACGCAATTATTACTTAAAGCGATTCCGCGTATGGATACAAAACAAAAGAAGTTGGAAACAATTAAAGGGACAGTACCAACTATTGATCAACTTACTGAGAACGGTTGTAGTTTTGCAAATAGATGTCCTCATGCTATGTCAATTTGTAAAACTAAAGCGTTAGAAACAATTAATATCAATAAAAATCATAGTGTATCATGCCATTTGTTTAAATCATAA
- a CDS encoding PTS sugar transporter subunit IIC, with product MDFILGIGTLLVVLLAMTLFLKFAPNGKVSLQALSGAACATFLPEAFLKYAIGGTIPGEIGEYFVKIGDFAGGLSGIAVGILTCLKFGVNPVFAVLTGLVLIDFKLLPAFIAAYFVAFGLKALEKYVPEGIDLIVVILLSPAITYAIASIVSPSVIAVLKQIGTAVTAVGDNNPYALALVIGAIVPVVGMTPLSSMVFTSLLGLTGIPMAIGALGCMGSSFVNFVMFRKLQIGNKSKAFAVAVEPLTQIDTIAKYPIQLYGTNAIVGMVNGLIVTAMGIVVNQPGMATPIAGPIVALGFNDNMKVLITVIIVAIVSLILSYIIGTIISKKNLAVGFKRNQLENQAS from the coding sequence ATGGATTTCATTTTAGGGATTGGTACATTACTTGTCGTTTTATTAGCGATGACTTTATTTTTGAAGTTTGCACCTAACGGCAAAGTAAGCTTACAAGCATTATCGGGAGCAGCATGTGCTACATTTTTACCTGAAGCATTTTTAAAATATGCGATCGGTGGCACAATACCAGGTGAAATCGGTGAGTATTTTGTAAAAATTGGAGACTTTGCCGGTGGATTAAGTGGTATTGCAGTAGGTATCTTAACTTGTTTAAAATTTGGGGTTAATCCTGTTTTCGCAGTTTTAACGGGACTTGTCTTAATAGACTTTAAATTATTACCTGCATTCATTGCTGCTTATTTTGTCGCTTTCGGTCTTAAAGCATTAGAAAAATATGTTCCAGAAGGTATCGATTTAATCGTAGTTATTTTATTATCACCTGCAATCACTTATGCTATTGCTTCAATCGTATCACCAAGTGTCATTGCAGTATTGAAACAAATTGGTACAGCCGTAACAGCTGTAGGTGATAACAACCCTTACGCACTTGCACTTGTCATCGGAGCAATCGTTCCTGTTGTTGGAATGACACCATTAAGCTCTATGGTATTCACTAGCCTCCTAGGTTTGACAGGTATCCCAATGGCTATCGGTGCGCTAGGTTGTATGGGAAGTTCTTTCGTAAACTTTGTCATGTTTAGAAAATTACAAATCGGCAACAAAAGTAAAGCATTCGCTGTAGCTGTAGAACCTTTAACACAAATTGATACCATTGCGAAATATCCAATTCAATTATACGGAACGAATGCAATTGTAGGTATGGTTAACGGCTTAATTGTCACTGCGATGGGAATTGTTGTAAACCAACCAGGTATGGCAACACCAATTGCAGGTCCAATCGTTGCTTTAGGATTTAATGATAATATGAAAGTTCTCATTACAGTCATTATCGTTGCAATCGTAAGTTTAATTTTAAGTTATATTATTGGAACAATCATTAGTAAGAAAAATCTTGCTGTTGGTTTTAAAAGAAATCAATTAGAAAATCAAGCTAGCTAA